GTTATAGATGCGGTTTCTTATGACGCAAAAACAAGAATTGTAAGCGTAACGTTTCCAAGCGGCGCAACTTATGAATATAACAACATAAGCCTTGAAATGTTAAAACAATGGGCTTATGCGCCGAGTTTGGGCGGTTATTTTACAAGATTCATCCGCCCTTACTTTATATACGGAAAATAGAGGACGTATTATATTTTGTCATTCAACTTCTCTTTTTTCGTTTTCATTAGAATCCTCGCAATCAAACACGACGCGGAAGCCCAAAATGCTATTGATTTCATAACGTTGATTTTCTACCGTTTGCTTGTCGGTGGAAACTCTGATATATCCGTAAATCATTTATTTTACTCCTCTAATCGTTTTTCCCTTTCTTCCTTCCGTTTAGTCGCCGCATCCTCCTTATAAAAATCCAAACCTAAACTTTTGTACGCTTTTACAAAAAGCATTTCTTCTTCCCAACTTAAACCGTTCATTTTTTTACCCCTTTTGACATAACGCCCTTTCCTTTAATTACAATCCCCTTGTCTGTAAAATCTTCCGTCGTTTTTACTTTGCAGCATTCTTTTTCTTTCCAATCCCGCCGTCGCTCCCGCGACAAGTATATATTTATCCTCAATCCCTATCGTTTGGTAATGCTTTGCCGCGCATTTCAAGCAGCCGATAATATAATCGTCCGCTGCCTTTTCTTGTTCATTTTCGGTTAGTGCCGAATCCCACATTCTTTTCCCCATTTTATTCTCCCTTGTTTTCCATTTCGCCAATCAATTCCCATTTATCGCAAAAATCTTGCATAAATGTATAATCACCGTATCGAACGCTATTTTCGTATTCGCCGCTTTGATAAAACGGATAAGCATATCCGCCCAAACCTGCAAAAAGGAATAGTGCTTTCATAATTTATCACCCACTTCAATTAAAACAGTGTGTCCGATTATTAAATCCTGATCAAACAACATTTGCTCGACCTTTTCCCAATCCACAAACGGTCTATCGCTTATGTCGCGCATAACTAACGGACAACCGAGAGCCGCGTCGTCGATGTAAATATTTGCGTATGCTTTTTGGCTTTGAGTCCATTTGTGCTGTGTCGGATTTTGATTTACTCCAAAAAGAGGTATTTCATTATCATCAAACCAAGCAACTGCATCGTCAAGTTCTTTGCCGCTTCGCATCGTCCAAAGAATTAAATCGTCGCCTCTATCGACAAGGCGTTTCAAAATTTTTTGCGCTCCAATATCTTTGCCAACATTTGGATACTCGTGTGTGACACAAGTTCCGTCAAAATCAACTGCAATTAACATTTTTAACCTCCATTTTTACTTTATTCCAAAACAATTTTTCAGTTCTTCGGACGGCTTTATTGTCCTTTTTCATACCTATCGCGATACTTTCACTCTGCCAAACTTGCTGAAAACGCCCATCGTCACATTTATACTCCGAGATATAAACAGGGAACGGTCGCGTTGCCGCCCAATCGTAAAACTCTTTATGGTCGAATTTTACACCGTAATTATCAGAAGTGCAATCATAAGGGATATCGCAATAAACAACACTATTCGGCTTTATTTTTACATCTCGGTAATCGTGATTTGTTTTTTCTAATCTTTGCAAACTTTCTAATCTTTGCAAACTTTCTAAACTTTGCAAACTTTCTAAACTTTGCAAACGTTCTAAACTTTGCATCTCGGCACATCTTTCCCCAGCAATTTTTTTAATAGCTCTTTGCAAATTTAACCGCTTGCATTTTTGCGTTTTGCCTGCAACAACATCGCTCAAGGATAAATAATGCAATAATTTTTTCCCTAATTCTATACTGTTTCCATACAAATACGAATCGCCGTCATTGCCAAAACTCCAGCAGCACCGCACCATTGCTCCCCACGCTGTCGGCTCGTCTTTTTGTGCGGTAAATTCTTCGCGGCTTATCCAC
The sequence above is a segment of the Chitinispirillales bacterium genome. Coding sequences within it:
- a CDS encoding KTSC domain-containing protein, which produces VIDAVSYDAKTRIVSVTFPSGATYEYNNISLEMLKQWAYAPSLGGYFTRFIRPYFIYGK
- a CDS encoding recombinase family protein, which translates into the protein MIYGYIRVSTDKQTVENQRYEINSILGFRVVFDCEDSNENEKREVE